From Luteolibacter yonseiensis, the proteins below share one genomic window:
- a CDS encoding NAD(P)/FAD-dependent oxidoreductase gives MHTHSQLAVIGGGPAGLRAAEVAATAGLKVTLYDAKPSCGRKFLVAGKGGLNLTHGESFDRFITRYTGPDQPEEIWGKLISGFDPAALRAWAAELGVETFQATSGRVYPKALKAAPLLRRWIERLRGLGVRLEMNHRLVSIDASPRLGFSNGHTATADAVILALGGGSWTKTGSDGGWVRIFEELGISHHPLAPANCGWEHEWPEEVLAAAEGRPLKNIHVRAGAQTAIGELMVTRYGLEGGAIYQLGTILRSMDEPAVSIDFKPTFTEEQLVAKMESVRRDFLKEAAIRWKLSEPAVAILGEKSHPDAASLAGEVKNCRVPLTRPRPIDEAISSAGGVLWSEIDGSLMLKKLPGVFLAGEMIDWEAPTGGYLMQGCFATATHAAAAAVEWLSR, from the coding sequence TTGCACACCCACTCCCAACTTGCCGTCATCGGTGGCGGCCCCGCCGGCCTCCGCGCCGCAGAAGTCGCGGCCACCGCAGGCCTGAAGGTCACGCTGTATGACGCCAAGCCGTCCTGCGGCAGGAAATTCCTGGTTGCGGGAAAGGGCGGCCTGAATCTCACCCACGGCGAATCGTTCGACCGTTTCATCACCCGCTACACGGGCCCGGACCAACCGGAGGAAATCTGGGGAAAACTCATTTCCGGATTCGACCCCGCCGCGCTCCGGGCATGGGCGGCGGAGCTGGGGGTGGAAACTTTCCAAGCGACCAGCGGACGGGTTTATCCGAAGGCGCTGAAAGCCGCGCCGCTGCTCCGGCGCTGGATCGAGCGGCTGCGGGGGCTGGGCGTGCGATTGGAAATGAACCACCGCTTGGTTTCTATCGATGCCTCACCGCGGCTTGGATTTTCAAACGGCCACACCGCCACCGCCGATGCCGTCATCCTCGCGCTCGGTGGTGGCTCGTGGACGAAGACCGGCTCGGACGGGGGCTGGGTGCGGATCTTCGAAGAACTCGGGATTTCCCATCACCCGCTCGCTCCGGCGAACTGCGGATGGGAACATGAATGGCCGGAGGAAGTTCTGGCCGCCGCCGAGGGACGTCCCCTGAAGAACATCCATGTCCGTGCCGGAGCACAGACCGCCATTGGCGAACTCATGGTCACCCGCTACGGTCTCGAGGGTGGGGCGATCTACCAACTTGGTACGATCCTCCGGTCTATGGACGAACCCGCGGTTTCCATCGATTTCAAACCCACCTTCACCGAGGAACAGCTCGTCGCGAAAATGGAGTCCGTGCGCCGGGACTTCCTCAAGGAGGCCGCGATTCGCTGGAAACTCAGCGAGCCCGCCGTCGCCATTCTCGGAGAGAAATCCCACCCTGACGCCGCTTCCCTCGCCGGCGAGGTGAAAAACTGCCGTGTTCCACTGACCCGGCCGCGTCCCATTGATGAAGCGATCTCCTCCGCCGGCGGCGTCCTATGGAGCGAGATCGACGGATCGCTCATGTTGAAGAAGCTTCCCGGTGTCTTCCTCGCCGGAGAAATGATCGATTGGGAGGCACCCACCGGAGGCTACCTCATGCAGGGATGTTTCGCCACCGCGACCCATGCGGCGGCGGCGGCGGTGGAGTGGTTGTCAAGGTAG
- a CDS encoding MBL fold metallo-hydrolase, whose product MIFKSLCRHAGIGANSYVLKTKTAQVVLDAGMHPKHEGSEAIPHYEFLDGRTVDSIIITHSHLDHVGTLPVFLQGQPQAKVFMSPETAELATAMLHNSVNVMQAKRIEHGIAEYPLFEHRELDEIEDSFETRAIERPFDLDPEGVFRGTFHDAGHILGSVGVTIECEDKKVFYTGDVNFEHSTLQKGALFPEGKVDALIVETTRGEQARDPKYDRKNEENEFAEAIKNVIGRKGSVLIPVFAMGKTQEVLGMIHRFKAEGLIPKKTPVYIGGLSTKMTQVYDRFSTTSRRHLPNFRFLKDMELEAGSKKRKGPIPFHPGCIYALSSGMMSEKTVSNNFARQGVLENAKHGLFFVGYADPETPGGKIREAKQGDSIVLDPAYPPVTLNCETRIFDFSGHSTREAILNYILKVAPKQCFLVHGDDGAVAWFKQEITRRLPNTKVIIPEPGVDYVI is encoded by the coding sequence ATGATATTTAAAAGTCTCTGTCGCCACGCCGGTATCGGTGCGAATTCCTATGTGTTGAAAACCAAGACCGCGCAGGTGGTGCTGGATGCAGGCATGCACCCGAAACACGAGGGCAGCGAGGCGATCCCCCATTACGAGTTTCTGGACGGCAGGACCGTGGACTCCATCATCATCACCCATTCGCACCTGGATCACGTCGGCACGCTGCCCGTTTTCCTCCAGGGCCAGCCTCAGGCGAAGGTGTTCATGAGCCCGGAAACGGCGGAACTCGCCACCGCCATGCTTCATAACTCGGTGAATGTCATGCAGGCGAAGCGCATCGAGCACGGCATCGCCGAATATCCTCTTTTCGAACATCGCGAGCTGGATGAAATCGAGGATTCCTTTGAAACCCGCGCCATCGAGCGTCCGTTCGATCTCGATCCCGAGGGTGTTTTCCGGGGCACGTTCCACGATGCGGGCCACATTCTCGGCTCCGTCGGCGTGACCATCGAGTGCGAGGATAAAAAGGTTTTCTACACGGGTGACGTGAACTTCGAGCACAGCACCCTTCAAAAAGGCGCGCTCTTTCCGGAGGGGAAAGTGGACGCGCTCATTGTGGAAACCACACGGGGCGAGCAGGCCCGCGACCCGAAATACGACCGCAAGAACGAGGAAAACGAATTCGCCGAGGCCATTAAAAACGTCATCGGCCGCAAGGGCTCGGTGCTCATTCCGGTTTTCGCGATGGGGAAAACCCAGGAAGTCCTTGGAATGATCCACCGCTTCAAGGCAGAGGGCCTCATTCCGAAGAAGACCCCGGTGTACATCGGCGGGTTAAGCACGAAGATGACGCAGGTCTATGACCGCTTCAGCACCACCTCCCGCCGCCACCTGCCCAATTTCCGTTTCCTCAAGGACATGGAGCTTGAAGCGGGCAGCAAGAAGCGCAAGGGGCCCATCCCCTTCCACCCCGGCTGCATCTACGCGCTTTCCAGCGGCATGATGTCGGAGAAAACCGTTTCGAACAATTTCGCGCGCCAGGGGGTCTTGGAAAATGCCAAGCACGGTCTGTTTTTCGTCGGCTACGCGGACCCCGAAACGCCCGGCGGCAAGATCCGCGAGGCGAAACAGGGCGACTCCATCGTGCTCGACCCCGCCTACCCTCCCGTCACACTGAATTGTGAGACCCGCATCTTCGACTTCAGCGGCCACTCGACCCGCGAGGCAATCCTCAACTACATCCTCAAGGTCGCACCGAAACAATGCTTCCTCGTCCATGGTGACGATGGCGCGGTGGCGTGGTTCAAGCAGGAGATCACGCGCCGTCTGCCGAACACCAAAGTCATCATCCCCGAACCGGGCGTGGACTACGTGATCTGA
- a CDS encoding PQQ-dependent sugar dehydrogenase: MRKTLPLVLLSLAAANAAPLQKQTIAGGFHDPMSITVAPDGDIYLVEREGKLLRIRPGTGGVFEIGNLTVSALRSTDPKSNSAVEDGLQGIALDPDFAKNQRIYLYYSHPEKLLDRLSRFTLKDGKLDVSSELVLIDVPSERHDRICHHGGSVQFGPDGLLYLSIGDNTNPFDSDGYAPIDNRENRLPWDAQRSAGNTNDLRGKILRIRPTETGYDIPPGNLFPKGTPKTRPEIYVMGCRNPFRISIDPKNSTLYWGEVGPDASKPSDKGPAGHDEVNQAKAAGNFGWPFLVGDNKPYPIVDFTTGKPGRMTDPAKPQNTGIRNTGLTDLPPAQSAFIWYPYDESPEFPVMGKGGRNAMAGPVFYHDSGRKYNILDKSDDHTLLTYDWVRAKIWKAKLGNGEKLVRLESFDDLSKHPMDMEMAADGSIWLLDYGTEWWFNKNGSLIHVLPESANRPPQIEIEAVADKPLTYTVKSATDPENDPITVTWWLTTGTTERKLGSGKSITIEPNSGSEIRAVASDGKSPNAVARISLTQEAAAPELKLSLDGDPKSLGFGESVGFKITAEKSPDAAQVSVRARYIPATGHDAGGPQFPAAINALVTSNLCLACHQVDVTSVGPAYVNVALKYRGQADALDKLKAKVKAGGGGVWGEVPMPPQIALKDEDADTILRAVLGLAEGISETKGSNEGKITLAPKPAGAEGGAWEFSAEAPGYTTAKFRIPAK; encoded by the coding sequence ATGCGAAAAACCCTGCCGCTCGTCCTGCTTTCCCTCGCAGCCGCAAACGCCGCGCCGCTTCAGAAACAAACCATCGCCGGGGGATTCCACGACCCCATGTCCATCACGGTCGCCCCGGATGGCGACATCTACCTCGTCGAGCGCGAAGGCAAGCTCCTCCGCATCCGTCCCGGCACCGGCGGCGTTTTTGAAATCGGCAATCTCACCGTTTCCGCGCTTCGTTCGACCGATCCCAAGAGCAACTCCGCCGTGGAGGACGGCTTGCAAGGCATCGCGCTCGATCCGGATTTCGCCAAGAACCAACGCATCTACCTCTACTACAGCCACCCGGAAAAACTGCTGGACCGCCTGTCCCGCTTCACCCTGAAGGACGGCAAGCTGGACGTTTCTTCGGAACTGGTTCTCATCGACGTTCCTTCCGAACGTCACGACCGCATCTGCCACCATGGAGGTTCCGTGCAATTCGGCCCGGACGGACTGCTCTACCTGAGCATCGGTGACAACACCAACCCCTTCGACAGCGACGGCTACGCCCCGATCGACAACCGCGAGAACCGCCTGCCGTGGGACGCCCAGCGCAGCGCCGGGAACACGAACGACCTGCGTGGCAAAATCCTCCGCATCCGACCGACCGAAACCGGCTACGACATCCCGCCCGGCAATTTGTTTCCGAAAGGCACCCCGAAGACCCGTCCGGAAATCTATGTCATGGGCTGCCGGAATCCGTTCCGCATCTCCATCGATCCCAAAAACAGCACGCTTTACTGGGGCGAGGTCGGCCCGGACGCGTCAAAACCTTCGGACAAAGGCCCCGCCGGTCACGACGAGGTGAACCAGGCCAAGGCCGCCGGCAACTTCGGTTGGCCGTTCCTCGTCGGGGATAACAAGCCTTATCCGATCGTGGACTTCACCACCGGCAAGCCCGGCCGCATGACCGATCCTGCGAAGCCGCAGAACACCGGCATCCGCAACACCGGACTCACCGACCTGCCACCCGCCCAGTCCGCATTCATCTGGTATCCGTATGACGAAAGCCCGGAATTTCCGGTCATGGGCAAGGGTGGCCGCAATGCGATGGCCGGTCCGGTCTTCTACCACGACTCCGGCCGAAAGTATAACATCCTCGACAAGAGCGACGACCATACCCTGCTCACCTACGACTGGGTGCGGGCGAAAATCTGGAAGGCCAAACTCGGCAATGGAGAGAAACTCGTGAGACTCGAATCCTTCGACGACCTCTCCAAGCACCCGATGGATATGGAAATGGCGGCCGACGGCTCCATCTGGCTGCTCGACTACGGCACCGAATGGTGGTTCAACAAAAACGGCAGCCTCATCCACGTTCTTCCGGAGTCCGCGAACCGCCCGCCGCAGATCGAGATCGAGGCGGTGGCCGACAAGCCCCTCACCTACACCGTCAAGTCCGCCACCGATCCTGAGAACGATCCCATCACCGTGACCTGGTGGCTCACCACCGGCACGACCGAGCGCAAGCTCGGCAGCGGGAAATCCATCACCATCGAGCCGAACAGCGGCAGCGAGATCCGCGCCGTCGCCTCCGACGGAAAAAGTCCGAACGCCGTCGCCCGCATTTCCCTCACCCAGGAAGCCGCCGCGCCCGAGCTGAAGCTCTCGCTGGATGGCGACCCGAAATCGCTGGGCTTCGGCGAAAGCGTCGGTTTCAAGATCACTGCGGAAAAATCGCCGGACGCCGCACAGGTGAGCGTCCGCGCCCGCTATATCCCCGCGACCGGCCACGATGCCGGAGGCCCGCAATTCCCCGCCGCCATCAACGCCCTCGTCACCTCGAACCTCTGCCTCGCCTGCCACCAGGTGGACGTCACCTCCGTCGGTCCGGCCTACGTGAACGTCGCGCTGAAATATCGCGGCCAGGCCGACGCCCTCGATAAGCTGAAGGCGAAAGTCAAAGCAGGCGGCGGCGGCGTCTGGGGCGAAGTCCCCATGCCGCCCCAGATCGCCCTCAAGGACGAAGATGCCGACACCATTCTCCGCGCCGTCCTCGGCCTGGCAGAAGGCATCAGCGAAACCAAGGGCAGCAACGAGGGAAAAATCACCCTCGCACCAAAACCTGCGGGAGCCGAAGGCGGAGCTTGGGAATTCAGTGCCGAAGCGCCGGGCTACACCACCGCGAAGTTCAGGATCCCGGCAAAGTAG
- the mpl gene encoding UDP-N-acetylmuramate:L-alanyl-gamma-D-glutamyl-meso-diaminopimelate ligase gives MSDKSHFHFTGICGTAMGAVAAAMKQRGFTVTGSDANVYPPMSDFLRGQGITITEGYREENIPADTDVVIIGNAISRGNPEAEAALDRKLLYHSLPEVMKEFFLRGKRNFVVSGTHGKTTTSSMLTWIFKNAGRDPGYMIGGLPKNLGCGAHFTDSDINVLEGDEYDTAFFDKRSKFLHYLPECVIVNNVEFDHADIYNSLDEIKLTFRRLLNIVPRGGCAFINGDEQNCLDVADKAPCPVTRVGFGENCSLRIENLNYETDRSSFTLGGVGYSIRMTGEFNVRNAAMAAAAASFAGLSADEIRDGLESFDGVARRQELKGEVNGIKVIDDFAHHPTAIRLAVQSLRQRHPESRLWILFEPRSNTTRRAVFQNELAESLALADFAVVAALTDVHKIPENDRLDPDRLSADIARLGGRAWYLADVETIVGKVSELAQPGDIIAVLSNGGFGGIHQKLLASLA, from the coding sequence ATGTCCGACAAATCTCATTTTCACTTCACCGGTATCTGTGGCACGGCCATGGGGGCCGTCGCCGCCGCCATGAAACAACGCGGGTTCACCGTCACCGGTTCGGATGCGAACGTTTACCCGCCGATGTCGGATTTCCTGCGCGGGCAAGGCATCACCATCACGGAAGGCTACCGCGAGGAAAACATTCCGGCGGACACGGACGTCGTCATCATCGGCAACGCCATCTCCCGGGGGAATCCCGAAGCCGAGGCCGCGCTCGACCGCAAGCTGCTGTATCATTCCCTGCCGGAGGTGATGAAGGAGTTTTTCCTGCGCGGGAAACGCAATTTCGTCGTCTCGGGCACCCACGGCAAAACGACCACCTCGTCCATGCTGACGTGGATTTTCAAGAACGCGGGCCGCGATCCCGGCTACATGATCGGCGGATTGCCGAAAAACCTCGGCTGCGGCGCCCATTTCACCGACTCGGACATCAACGTGCTGGAAGGCGACGAATATGACACCGCCTTCTTCGACAAGCGCTCGAAATTCCTCCACTACCTGCCCGAGTGCGTCATCGTGAACAACGTGGAATTCGACCACGCGGACATCTACAACTCGCTGGACGAGATCAAGCTGACGTTCCGCCGCCTGCTCAACATCGTCCCGCGCGGAGGCTGTGCCTTCATCAATGGGGACGAGCAGAACTGCCTCGATGTCGCGGACAAGGCCCCCTGCCCCGTCACCCGCGTGGGCTTCGGCGAGAACTGCTCCCTGCGGATTGAAAACCTGAACTACGAGACGGACCGTAGCTCGTTCACCCTCGGTGGTGTGGGCTACTCGATCCGGATGACCGGCGAGTTCAACGTCCGCAACGCCGCGATGGCCGCCGCCGCCGCCTCCTTCGCCGGGCTTTCCGCCGATGAAATCCGCGACGGTCTGGAATCCTTCGACGGTGTCGCCCGACGCCAGGAACTCAAGGGCGAGGTGAACGGCATCAAGGTCATCGACGACTTCGCCCACCATCCGACCGCCATCCGCCTCGCGGTGCAGAGCCTGCGCCAGCGCCACCCCGAATCCCGCCTGTGGATTCTTTTCGAACCCCGTTCGAACACCACCCGCCGCGCGGTTTTCCAAAACGAACTCGCGGAATCCCTCGCGCTCGCGGACTTCGCCGTGGTCGCGGCCCTGACCGACGTTCACAAGATTCCGGAAAACGATCGTCTGGATCCTGACCGGCTCTCCGCGGACATCGCCCGCCTCGGCGGCCGGGCGTGGTATCTCGCGGATGTGGAAACGATCGTCGGAAAAGTCAGCGAGCTTGCCCAACCCGGCGACATCATCGCCGTGCTCAGCAATGGCGGCTTCGGCGGCATCCACCAGAAACTCTTGGCCTCACTCGCGTGA
- a CDS encoding SHOCT domain-containing protein has protein sequence MKFRPVITSLLLACASAGLTSCFSSSKVNTKNETSVGQQLSDLDNAYRRGIITEKEYLKLKKAIIKAND, from the coding sequence ATGAAGTTCCGTCCTGTCATCACCTCCCTCCTGCTCGCCTGCGCGTCCGCCGGCCTCACCAGCTGCTTCAGCAGTTCCAAGGTCAATACGAAGAATGAAACGAGCGTCGGCCAGCAGCTCAGCGACCTGGACAACGCCTACCGGCGCGGCATCATCACGGAAAAGGAATACCTCAAGTTGAAGAAGGCCATCATCAAGGCCAACGACTGA
- a CDS encoding beta strand repeat-containing protein, whose protein sequence is MKNKLSLLSFLTLAASTQLHAATRIWDGGTGGTGTDLGQGINWSGDTLPSAATPDTAQWDGSVTGPLTLLYTTANIGGTSGNGGINLDVTSGQTSSLTLDSGAVTSAIRINNVTLASGSGAFKLGDAANAFNITLGGAGGQTHTWTNNSANTATIESEVRFGMGGSGTHTLALDGSGNWEVKNNLAASNAGAILNVSKAGAGSLIVSGTSVFATGSLGAINISAGKTDIVTNGSMTPIGITSVGTSAVTNAQLLISGGSFNANVGNNAYDASISAGTTSGGAGDIRLTSGTLTVKRQLGLGTSSGGYGAYTQTGGTASVGGFLAIGLGTGTGVFNQSAGSYTNSAGAVTNGAGTGSRGVMNLGGTAIYNQSGTGDTGIWLGENGNGTLNVSGSATLTMAAVNNGIQLGRFASGSGTFNLNGGTVTTFSVNKGAGAGTLNLNGGTLKAAAANAGFLTGLTSAFVNSNSTVDNNGFAVTIGQALLAPTGDGVSATGLGVSGGGFINTPLVTITGGGGSGATAVANIDASGNLTGITMTNPGVGYTSAPTFALVGGGSGNTGAITGTATLAANTSGGLTFTGTSAGSTTLAGASTFAGDITISGGISLIANRSNNTDNPTSSALGNNQVSRVINITGGSTLQFNAGDTLGSAVSNFGTRIVVGPGSTVTNGGGVFNRLGSLDLNGGTLSTVSGAVAGYQSYSFDANAVVTVGGSAASAISAGAGAFSGVHLNTNTEFNVSDATGGSAADLVISAPLIDRNGSESAAGGLKKTGAGTLTISSASTYTGPTAVEAGTLLVNGSLGDTAVTVASGATLGGTGGSIGVTTGSVDVAVGGILAPGSSIGGLIVNGSVTVAGTYSFEYDGGTGTADSLDVNGTLTLNNATLVLNDLAGNSYTPGEKFTLFAYDSLTPGSLFSGYSDDTGYTFGGGDWIFNYDDTTAGQNGGIGTRFITITAVPEPTTALLGALGLMALLRRRRA, encoded by the coding sequence ATGAAAAACAAGTTATCGCTCCTTTCATTCCTCACGCTTGCCGCCTCCACCCAGCTTCACGCGGCCACCCGCATCTGGGATGGTGGCACCGGCGGCACCGGCACCGATCTCGGCCAAGGCATCAACTGGTCCGGCGACACCCTGCCCAGTGCGGCCACTCCCGACACGGCACAATGGGACGGCTCCGTCACGGGTCCGCTGACACTTCTCTACACCACCGCCAACATCGGCGGCACCTCGGGAAACGGAGGCATCAACCTCGATGTGACCTCGGGACAAACCAGCTCGCTGACCCTCGATTCCGGAGCCGTGACCTCGGCGATCCGCATCAACAATGTGACGCTCGCGAGCGGCAGCGGAGCATTCAAGCTGGGAGATGCGGCGAATGCCTTCAACATCACCCTCGGCGGCGCGGGCGGACAAACCCACACGTGGACGAACAACTCCGCCAACACCGCAACCATCGAATCCGAAGTCCGCTTCGGAATGGGAGGCAGCGGAACCCACACGCTGGCACTGGACGGTTCGGGAAATTGGGAGGTGAAAAACAACCTCGCGGCATCGAACGCCGGCGCCATCCTCAATGTTTCAAAAGCCGGAGCCGGTAGTTTGATCGTCAGCGGAACGAGCGTCTTCGCCACCGGTTCGCTCGGAGCCATCAATATTTCCGCAGGAAAAACCGACATCGTCACCAATGGTTCGATGACCCCCATCGGCATCACCTCCGTCGGCACCTCAGCCGTCACGAACGCCCAGCTCCTCATCAGCGGTGGCAGCTTCAATGCGAATGTCGGAAACAACGCCTACGACGCGAGCATCAGCGCGGGGACCACCTCCGGAGGAGCGGGCGACATCCGCCTCACTTCCGGGACCCTCACGGTGAAGAGACAGCTCGGCCTCGGAACCTCATCCGGTGGCTACGGAGCCTACACCCAGACCGGCGGCACGGCATCCGTCGGCGGATTCCTCGCCATCGGACTCGGCACCGGCACCGGAGTGTTCAACCAGAGCGCGGGAAGCTACACGAATTCCGCCGGAGCCGTCACGAACGGAGCCGGGACGGGAAGCCGTGGCGTCATGAACCTCGGCGGCACCGCCATCTACAATCAGAGTGGAACGGGCGACACCGGAATCTGGCTGGGAGAAAACGGCAACGGAACCCTCAACGTCTCCGGCAGCGCCACCCTCACCATGGCAGCCGTGAACAATGGCATCCAGCTCGGCCGGTTCGCTTCCGGCAGCGGAACGTTCAACCTGAACGGCGGCACCGTCACGACCTTTTCCGTGAACAAGGGCGCGGGAGCCGGAACACTGAACCTCAACGGCGGCACGCTCAAGGCGGCGGCGGCGAATGCCGGTTTCCTCACCGGACTCACGAGCGCCTTCGTTAACAGCAACAGCACTGTCGACAACAACGGCTTCGCCGTCACCATCGGCCAGGCCCTGCTCGCACCCACCGGAGATGGGGTTTCCGCCACCGGGCTCGGTGTCAGCGGCGGAGGATTCATCAACACTCCTCTCGTCACGATCACCGGCGGTGGCGGTAGCGGAGCCACCGCCGTCGCGAACATCGACGCCAGCGGCAACCTCACCGGCATCACGATGACCAATCCCGGGGTGGGCTACACCTCCGCGCCCACCTTCGCCCTCGTCGGCGGCGGCAGCGGGAACACGGGGGCCATCACCGGCACCGCCACCCTGGCCGCCAACACTTCCGGCGGGCTGACTTTCACCGGCACCTCGGCAGGCTCCACCACGCTTGCGGGAGCCAGCACCTTCGCCGGAGACATCACCATCAGCGGCGGCATCTCGCTGATCGCGAACCGCTCGAACAATACCGACAATCCCACCAGCAGCGCCCTCGGAAACAACCAGGTTTCCCGCGTCATCAACATCACCGGCGGCTCGACGCTCCAGTTCAACGCGGGCGACACGCTCGGCAGCGCCGTTTCGAACTTCGGCACCCGCATCGTTGTCGGCCCCGGCTCCACGGTCACCAACGGTGGCGGAGTTTTCAACCGCCTCGGCTCGCTGGACCTGAACGGTGGCACGCTCTCCACTGTCAGCGGCGCGGTGGCGGGTTACCAGTCCTACAGCTTCGACGCGAACGCGGTCGTCACCGTGGGGGGCAGCGCGGCCTCCGCCATTTCGGCAGGGGCGGGCGCGTTCTCCGGCGTCCACCTCAATACGAACACGGAATTCAACGTTTCCGACGCGACCGGCGGCAGCGCCGCCGATCTCGTCATTTCCGCACCGCTCATCGACCGCAATGGCAGTGAGTCCGCGGCGGGAGGGTTGAAAAAAACCGGTGCCGGCACCCTCACCATTTCCTCCGCCAGCACCTACACCGGTCCCACCGCCGTGGAGGCGGGCACGCTGCTCGTGAACGGCTCGCTCGGGGACACCGCGGTCACCGTCGCTTCCGGCGCCACCCTTGGCGGCACGGGCGGCAGCATCGGCGTCACCACGGGTTCGGTGGATGTGGCCGTCGGCGGCATCCTCGCCCCGGGTTCCTCCATCGGAGGGCTGATCGTGAATGGCAGCGTGACGGTGGCGGGAACCTACTCGTTCGAATATGACGGCGGCACCGGCACCGCCGATTCGCTCGATGTGAACGGCACGCTCACCCTCAACAACGCCACGCTCGTGCTGAACGACCTCGCGGGAAATTCCTATACGCCCGGCGAGAAATTCACCCTCTTCGCCTACGACAGCCTCACCCCCGGCAGCCTGTTCTCAGGCTACTCGGACGATACCGGATACACTTTCGGCGGCGGAGACTGGATCTTCAACTATGACGACACCACGGCGGGTCAGAATGGCGGCATCGGCACCCGCTTCATCACCATCACCGCCGTCCCGGAACCCACCACCGCACTGCTCGGCGCGCTTGGTTTGATGGCGCTCCTCCGTCGCCGCAGGGCCTGA
- a CDS encoding energy transducer TonB — MKDSLLHALDIGTLALWASVTLLAAVAIGVPSSIPQAAVAAGGMTTEIGSDFLIGDTPDESPEEDWAKEMEENTTMPAKAALPSPPSMAPRKSVSPLPEIPKLPRPPGRAVPSSSIDTRLAAGHTPGPAYPAAARAAGQTGTVVMSFTVNGAGKVVSAFVYTSSGWPLLDQEALRTVKTWTFPPGEAMALIRPLVFELP; from the coding sequence ATGAAGGACTCACTCCTCCACGCGCTCGACATCGGGACGCTTGCCCTGTGGGCGAGTGTCACCTTGCTCGCCGCGGTGGCCATTGGAGTTCCTTCGTCCATTCCGCAGGCAGCCGTCGCGGCGGGAGGAATGACTACCGAAATCGGGTCGGATTTTTTGATCGGCGACACCCCGGACGAGTCCCCTGAGGAAGATTGGGCGAAGGAAATGGAGGAAAATACCACCATGCCCGCCAAGGCGGCCCTGCCCTCCCCACCCTCGATGGCACCGAGGAAAAGCGTGAGTCCGCTGCCGGAAATTCCCAAGTTGCCCCGTCCTCCCGGCCGCGCCGTTCCCTCCTCGTCGATTGATACCCGCCTCGCCGCCGGCCACACGCCCGGTCCCGCCTATCCCGCCGCCGCACGGGCGGCCGGCCAGACCGGCACCGTCGTCATGAGCTTCACCGTGAATGGGGCGGGAAAGGTGGTTTCCGCCTTCGTTTACACCTCGTCCGGCTGGCCCCTGCTGGATCAGGAGGCCCTCCGCACCGTGAAGACATGGACCTTCCCACCGGGTGAGGCCATGGCGTTGATCCGTCCCCTCGTCTTCGAACTTCCCTGA
- a CDS encoding MotA/TolQ/ExbB proton channel family protein has product MLANVVVETLEKGGWVMWPIVLISFLALCTILDRVVWWNRLRIGMNPQARENARAALRTGDFTTAWKLGKNSGDPFLANLHHGMTHAKTSMLVAMQLHASQLLEKSEARLWVISTLITLAPLLGLFGTVVGLMGSFASIGEDQLAVTKVTGGIGEALIATACGIAIAVLCLLPYNFFRKRTARLRGSLAHWINHTELLVLAAGKNGHRLGNITSSPNKHGS; this is encoded by the coding sequence ATGCTCGCAAACGTCGTCGTCGAGACCCTGGAGAAAGGCGGTTGGGTGATGTGGCCCATCGTCCTCATCTCGTTCCTCGCGCTTTGCACCATCCTGGACCGGGTGGTCTGGTGGAACCGCCTGCGGATCGGCATGAATCCGCAGGCACGTGAAAACGCGCGCGCCGCCCTCCGGACCGGAGATTTCACCACCGCGTGGAAACTCGGGAAAAACTCCGGCGATCCGTTTCTGGCCAATCTCCACCACGGCATGACCCATGCGAAAACCTCCATGCTCGTCGCCATGCAGCTTCACGCCAGCCAGTTGCTGGAAAAATCCGAGGCCCGCCTCTGGGTCATCAGCACGCTCATCACTCTCGCCCCCTTGTTGGGGTTGTTCGGAACGGTCGTCGGCCTGATGGGTTCCTTCGCCAGCATCGGCGAAGACCAGCTTGCCGTCACGAAAGTCACCGGCGGCATCGGCGAGGCGCTCATCGCCACCGCCTGCGGCATCGCCATCGCGGTGCTTTGCCTGTTGCCCTACAATTTCTTCCGCAAGCGCACCGCCCGGCTCCGCGGATCGCTCGCGCATTGGATCAACCACACCGAACTGCTCGTCCTCGCCGCAGGAAAAAACGGTCACCGGCTGGGAAACATCACCTCCAGTCCGAACAAACACGGATCATGA